The Watersipora subatra chromosome 7, tzWatSuba1.1, whole genome shotgun sequence genomic interval ttagtgacggtgCACCTGAAAAGATCGATTGTCACAATCATCAAAACCACACActgattcaaagtcactaaggtctaaatccgaTCTATTGTTTTTAGATTCATCCATAAcgtggtttacaatcttacctGAAGACTTTTAAGCGTTTTGGTAGATCATGAGAATACTTTCCAGGAATGCCATACTACATAATAGCAGccattattataacatattcaAGTCCACTTTTAAATCCGAGGCTTTACagcttttctttaaaactttgaaagcaacactatTGAAATAATTCATAGCTGTATATagctaatattttttaataaaagtagtACCTTGGTTATATCAGTCTGATATTTCAACATACGTACATGAAAAACTGGTTTAGCACAAATGCTGGGGCCGATGGCATTAATGTAATGCTGCCTGAAGAAGAGTGTGAAATATAAGTGACATTAGCATTGTTTCGTctgtttttcatttaaaatttatactctcaaaattctgatgagctagtcAAAAACACAGGGCCACCCTCAttttgaatgtcacctttaataaaatgccactataAGGAAACAGTCAAAAAATACAGCGGCGTggagttcaaatagaggttttacggtaactaaCAACTATaggtgatcatgacacataccTTGTGAACAAGTGAAGACACGCTTTGATTCACTTGCTCATGAGCCATGGCCATGCACATGCTATCAAATTCAGAGAAGTCAGGTCCTTGCAATTGTTTTTCCAACCTTGAAATGGTATTCATAGCACCAGTACAAAGTTGTGCTACTTGTAGAAACAACATCAAGACAAAACTTCGATCGAGTGATATGCACACATGTGAAACCTCATGCAGCCATTGCAGGTTACCTTATTGCGGTAACCTACTCCACAGAAGATTTGACATACAAAATAGATACAACGTAAAATGAACTGCTATTGTGATGAATGGTTCCTATTAATACATAAAACTTGGTTTTTCTTAATATTTGAGCACCAAAAAATCGAAAATCAAGTAAAATGGTCTCAAGAAAATACAGAATCCTCCAGTATGTCAAGTTCCTTAAAGAACTTGCAACTAATATCagtatataaaactattttcagGATATAAAATTATTTCCAACACCGCGAAATTAATGTCAGCTGGCAAAACTAGTATAGGCATTTAATAGTAATTTAAAGTTTCTCAAAAACGACAACCACCTTTTTAACAACAACTTTCTAACGACAACCATAGCTAACAATAATTGCGCTCATAGTTATTACACGTGATGATCTCCCATGGAGCAGACAACTGCCAAAGTACTAGCAATGTTAAAAATTGATGTTGGTCAATGAGCTGTGCTGTTTTTCAGAAGCGTGTTAGGTCAATCAACATTATTCCACGAGAACATTACTccaaattataataaatttgaCCCACGATCTTTAACAAATATGATAAACAAGCTAGACAATATACGAAtagtcataataaatatatgtagaaGAGGTACCTGCTGATTCACTCACAGTTTATTCTCATGAAATGAAGTAGGCCAGTCATGCTTGCACATTTCAAACTGTTTCCGAGTAATTGGTGGAGTGGAAGCGGCACGGCAGCAGTATGACTCGGAAGAAAAATCTGAGAGGTCTATGGAGGTTACAGATAAAAGCTTTTCATGACAGTGAGGCTCAAAGTCAAGTGCCTCAGGAAGCTGACACAGCAGAATGTGTGCAGACTTACCACCTGCAATACGCAGCAAAATAGCGTTAAAGCTGATATAGACTTCCTGTAACTAGCTGTTCCATTAAAACCCTGAAGGAAGACACTGAAAATTCTCGGAAGTGGAACAGGGAAATTTTGTAGTGTACCACCAAAATTGTAAGGAGTGAACACTCGAACTGCGTACAGTGATACTAAAACTGTATAGAACGATACTAGAACTGTGTAGAGTGACACTAAACTGAGTAGAGTGACATTAGAACTGAGTAGGGTGACACTAGCACTGAGTAGAGTGACACCAGAACTGTGTAGAGTGACACTAGAACTGTGTAGAGTGACACTAGAACTGTGTAGAATGACACTAGCACTGAGTAGAGTGACACCAGAACTGTGTAGAGTGACACCAGAACTGTGTAGAGTGACACCAGAACTGAGTAGAGTGACACCAGAACTGTGTAGAGTGACACTAAAACTGTGTAGAGTGACAGCAACAgcttctaggtaaatcagacacgctgattccgattttgtactcaaaataaatattggtccactaaccttcaaagtcattgaGGCTTTCTtgaagcgtttcaatatccgtctcaaAAACAAtacaatcggcataacaagctccgcccataataatgtgacgaaacctagcttttccAGGAACGGAGGTTAGGGATGTtcagtccgatttagaataatacagatgggtgtcttaaaccccattattatctaaatccagcctgtaaaataatctcagtcttttatgaaaggtttataaactatttaaaattgctggTAGCTTGTAaaatgatgtttaaataggctgaacgccgagaaaaattaGCTCAACAAGCGTGATTTTATCACAAggtagcgttgttatcgcgctttttgagtttgttttttaaatatgcaatgtttatctacctttcagaaaaaactgagattattttcaaggctgaatttagataataatggattttaaaacacccatctctattattctaaatcagtctaaacatccctaacttttGTTCccaaaaagctaggttacgtcatgtatttatgggcggagcttgttgtgccgatagtgttgttttcgagaccgatatcaaaacgctgtaaaaaagccttaattactttgaaagttagtggaccaatctttattttgagtacaaaatccgGAATCaacgtgtctgatttacctagtaaaaacgataaaagttgtaagtGACAGTTGTGGTTTAATCAACCATCCTGAACCGATTTTCAATATTACCCAAATAACCTACCAAAAGTGGCTCATAAACCGCTCTTGGCAGCTTCCAAGTTTGTTCCTCTAAACTTACAAGCTATCAGGTGAGTTTAGTGTAAGAGGCTAAGTGGTGTGGGACACTTTCAAACCCTTCCTAGTCAATGGAAAGGAGGAACACTTTTAGGTGGAAGACGGGACAGTGAAACATatcaacatcccaaattatatgGTACTGACTGATATGTAAGGAACTCCATGGCTCGGATATAAgtcaatattttatgaaaatcaTCCAAAATAGTAAGTTTTTAGTATCATTACTATATGAAGAAGCTTGTGAAAAAGCACAACTTTTTAAAAGCACAActtttaaaaagaaaagtgtGCTCACCCACAATGTATTCGACCAACAACATGCATGTAGGTTAATTTGTCTTCAAACAATACCAAATGACATCATTTCATACTAAATGATATCATTTCATACCAAACATCATTCATAATAAACCTTCATATTACTCTTTCCTATGTTGTATCTTCCTACCTGCATCTGTGACAGTCTTTACTCGTCGCAAGTGTCTATGATTGATGAGTGGGTAGTGTTCTGTTAGCTCTCTACATAAAAAGATAGCTCATTAGTGATGGAGTTAGTTGTAGACCAGCTAACTAGGTGCAGTATTGTGCCTCAACCCGAGTTATTGAAAGTAGCTAAACTTTTAGGCTTGTTTGACAGCTACTAGACCttaatctataaatattatgaacctataatagcaaaattttagtagattttatcagaaagtgtcagtatttttctatcatttgcgattgtttttgatgtttgaggtggtctgtctgccaggatgtttcaagattaaaatcagtgAAACTCGAtcgtgattaaaatgctcagaagtaCGTGaaaaatggcatcactagtttTTATCattgcaatagctgatatcggctattgcgttccagttgcagtgttacgtgtctctattctgctggtctctttgcaactagagACGTCAGAATCGCACTTttacttgatctgagcgttttaaccgcgatcaaattttgtctattttaatcatgaaatatcctggcagtcagatcacctcaaacatcaaaaacaatttcaaatgatagaaagataccaatactttctgatgaaatctaccaAAATTTTGCGCAAGTCCATCTTTAAATGCAATGTTCATAGCCATCAGTATTCTGTTACTCACTGTGAGATAATGCTTTGAAAATAACTCCCCATAGAAGTCGTTATTCCTACGCAAAAATAAGGAAAACAggtttttaaatttagaataCAGCCATATGTAACAAAACTTCATAAGTTTCCATGAAACGACATGATGAAACCAGAGTAGGTTCACAAACTAATAAACTGCCAAGGACATGTCACATGATTGTTGCCTTATTCCAGCTTCTTATCACTGTATA includes:
- the LOC137400196 gene encoding probable inactive tRNA-specific adenosine deaminase-like protein 3 isoform X2, which codes for MKRISHILQELTEHYPLINHRHLRRVKTVTDAGGKSAHILLCQLPEALDFEPHCHEKLLSVTSIDLSDFSSESYCCRAASTPPITRKQFEMCKHDWPTSFHENKLLEKQLQGPDFSEFDSMCMAMAHEQVNQSVSSLVHKCGAVIADTERKQLIGIGHSMTGAHPLKHAVMVAIDSVAHNHGGGVWDSTPVLSACAMALLHSRIKHVHYNSPTSSGALGTVYKLHCHGKLNHSFTVTKRVKPIASSGS